Genomic window (Gammaproteobacteria bacterium):
CAGGAGGCCGAACCCATCCAGAAGCAGGACGGCAACCGCTTCCAGGTGCTGGCCCTGACCCGCGTCGAGGACTTCAACCGCTACTTCGGCTGCAGCATCAGCGACGAGGACTACGACACGGTCGGCGGCCTGGTGATGTACGAACTCGGCCGCCTTCCCCGCCGCGGTGAGGTGGTGAGCTGCCAGGGTTTCCGCTTCAGGGTGCTGCAGGCCGACCGCCGCCGGCTGCACACCCTGGAAGTCACGCCCGAACCGCCCGCAGCGGACTGACGGGGCGCCGCGCCTTGCTGTTGCGCCCGTCCCGCTCCACCACGGCGCGCGGCCGCCTCGGCGCCGCGCTCGCCGGCCTGATGCTGCCACTGGCATTCGCCCCCTTCGGCTGGTACTGGCTGGCGCCGCTGGCCATGCTCGGCTTGTTCGCGACCTGGGACACGGCGCCGGCCGAGGCGGCCCGGCGCGGCTTCCTGTTCGGCGCCTGCGCCTTCGGCGCGGGGACCTGGTGGCTCTACGTCAGCGTGCGGCTGGTCGGCGGCACGCCGTTGCCGGTGGCGGTGCTGCTGCTCGCCGGCCTGGTCGCGCTGATGGCCGCCTGGTATGCGGCCAGCGGTTACCTGGCGGCACGCTGGGCGACGGGCTCGATGGCATTCGATGCCTGCGTGCTGATGCCGGCGTCGTGGCTGCTGGCCGAGTGGCTGCGTGGCTGGGTGTTCACCGGCTTTCCCTGGCTGAGCATCGGCTACGCCATGGTCGACGGCCGCCTCGCCGCCTGGGCGCCCGTCGGCGGCGTCTACGCGGTGACGCTGGTGGCGGGCGTGATGGCGGGCGCGGTGCTGACGCTGTTTCGCGACGGCACGCGGGACCGGACCGCGGCCTCGGCAGTGCTGCTGGTGCTGACGCTCGCCACCTGGCTGCTCTCGGGCCATCACTGGACGACGCCGGCCGGTGCGCCGCTGCGGGTGAGCCTGGTGCAGGGCGCCGTCCCGCAGCTGCTCAAGTGGCTGCCGGGCGAACGCCGGGCCACCATGGAGCGCTACTACGACATGACCGCGCCGCTGTCCGGCCGAGACCTGGTGATCTGGCCGGAAGCCGCCATCCCCGCGCCGGATGAC
Coding sequences:
- the lnt gene encoding apolipoprotein N-acyltransferase codes for the protein MLLRPSRSTTARGRLGAALAGLMLPLAFAPFGWYWLAPLAMLGLFATWDTAPAEAARRGFLFGACAFGAGTWWLYVSVRLVGGTPLPVAVLLLAGLVALMAAWYAASGYLAARWATGSMAFDACVLMPASWLLAEWLRGWVFTGFPWLSIGYAMVDGRLAAWAPVGGVYAVTLVAGVMAGAVLTLFRDGTRDRTAASAVLLVLTLATWLLSGHHWTTPAGAPLRVSLVQGAVPQLLKWLPGERRATMERYYDMTAPLSGRDLVIWPEAAIPAPDDRVAEYLQALRGLAAGLHTQLLVGILTHDAARDEYRNSLLALGAEAGVYHKRHLVPFGEFFPVPSFVRSWMRMANLPFDDLEAGGRQQRPLLAAGVPLAPTICYEDAYGAEQLDFLPEARLLVSVSNDAWFGDTIAPHQHLQIARMRALETGRYLVRSTNTGITAIIDQRGRLRAVAPQFEPAVLDGEAQPYEGATPYVRTGNYPVILLALAGIAAALTTRRRAA